A single candidate division KSB1 bacterium DNA region contains:
- a CDS encoding DUF370 domain-containing protein — MVMVGIGHGNYVAADKIVAVVVANSKPIRQMIREAREQGRLVDATAGKRTRTVLVMSSNQVVLSANVPRTILQRLAKPLPAMAQESDEAALG; from the coding sequence ATGGTAATGGTCGGCATTGGGCACGGCAACTACGTAGCTGCCGACAAGATTGTGGCTGTGGTCGTGGCCAACTCCAAGCCCATTCGGCAGATGATCCGCGAGGCGCGGGAACAAGGGCGACTGGTGGATGCCACCGCGGGCAAGCGCACGCGTACCGTGCTGGTCATGAGCAGCAACCAGGTGGTTTTGTCGGCGAACGTGCCGCGCACTATTTTGCAACGCCTAGCGAAGCCCTTGCCCGCCATGGCGCAGGAGAGCGATGAAGCGGCCCTCGGTTGA
- the gmk gene encoding guanylate kinase: MKRPSVDTRGLLVVISSPSGGGKTAVVQGLLQRDPERFVYAVTATTRPPRPGEQHGVHYYFVSPAEFAQMRDGGELVEWAEVHGFLYGTPRRSIEEPLRQGKAVLMAIDVKGGQAVRHLFPDRSLLIFIKPPSMRVLRERLMKRSTEGAAEIAKRLERVAMEMAASRNYDYVVVNRDLERTVARVAKLVAGAQRAHVTRKGQAPHTVEASKEAED; this comes from the coding sequence ATGAAGCGGCCCTCGGTTGACACGCGCGGGTTGTTGGTGGTGATCTCCTCCCCTTCGGGCGGGGGAAAGACGGCGGTGGTCCAGGGCCTGCTGCAACGTGACCCCGAGAGGTTCGTGTATGCAGTCACCGCAACTACTCGCCCGCCGCGACCAGGCGAACAACACGGGGTTCACTACTACTTCGTGAGCCCGGCCGAGTTTGCGCAGATGAGGGACGGCGGCGAGCTGGTGGAGTGGGCTGAAGTCCATGGCTTCTTGTATGGCACCCCTCGTCGGTCCATTGAGGAACCGCTCCGCCAGGGCAAAGCGGTCTTGATGGCCATCGATGTGAAGGGTGGGCAGGCAGTGCGGCACCTGTTTCCGGACCGTTCGCTGCTCATCTTTATCAAGCCGCCGTCTATGCGGGTGCTGCGCGAGAGGCTGATGAAGCGGAGCACCGAAGGGGCCGCAGAGATCGCCAAGCGACTGGAGCGGGTGGCCATGGAGATGGCTGCCTCGCGAAACTATGACTATGTGGTGGTTAATAGAGACCTGGAAAGAACGGTTGCGCGCGTGGCAAAGCTGGTTGCAGGCGCCCAGCGCGCGCACGTGACAAGGAAAGGACAAGCGCCACACACTGTGGAAGCCAGTAAGGAGGCTGAGGACTGA
- the rpoZ gene encoding DNA-directed RNA polymerase subunit omega: MLYQIALEDIEKHAESVYEAVVIIAKRARQINDEQKQLVEREMRELMADTKDDLLDDDQPREPIHRPFMRLPRPTTQALQEFLEGKLRYTYVEREEEKPAEGAAEAREEE, translated from the coding sequence ATGCTGTACCAGATTGCGTTGGAAGACATCGAAAAGCACGCGGAGAGTGTCTACGAGGCGGTGGTCATCATCGCCAAGCGCGCCAGACAGATCAACGACGAGCAGAAGCAGCTGGTGGAGAGGGAAATGCGGGAATTGATGGCGGACACCAAGGACGATCTCCTTGACGACGACCAGCCGCGTGAACCAATCCACAGACCCTTCATGCGGCTGCCGAGGCCGACCACCCAGGCCCTGCAGGAGTTCCTGGAGGGCAAACTGCGCTACACCTACGTCGAGCGTGAGGAGGAGAAGCCAGCAGAGGGTGCAGCGGAGGCACGCGAGGAAGAGTAA
- the coaBC gene encoding bifunctional phosphopantothenoylcysteine decarboxylase/phosphopantothenate--cysteine ligase CoaBC — protein sequence MLFQGRKVLVGVTGGIAAYKSCELVRALKREGAEVRVVMTKAACQFVTPLTFETLSENTVLTELFPAAGKGGTIHIEAARWPEVVVIAPATANCVAKVAAGVADDLLTTMVAATTAPVVFCPAMNKEMYAKAVFRQNVEQLKRLGYLFVDAEAGDLACGEEGWGRLADKERILDAVKSVLLGSKELAGHRIVVTAGRTEEDIDPVRFVTNRSSGKMGFALAEVAALMGAEVHLITGPSAERPFSSVTCESVRTSAQMAEAVRAAIAEADVLIMAAAVADFRPKHVSPHKLKKGLERVALELERTEDILASIGRHKERRLLVGFAVETENELENATAKLSAKNLDMIVLNNPMEEGAGFGTDTNKVTLIKRDGTVLRLPLMSKREVARVILGHVVELLAKRGDASSL from the coding sequence ATGCTATTCCAGGGCAGAAAAGTGCTGGTCGGCGTCACGGGCGGCATCGCGGCATACAAAAGCTGTGAGCTTGTCCGGGCCCTGAAACGGGAAGGCGCCGAGGTACGCGTGGTGATGACCAAGGCCGCATGTCAGTTCGTCACCCCGCTGACCTTCGAGACGCTCAGTGAGAACACGGTGCTGACGGAACTCTTTCCGGCAGCCGGAAAGGGGGGCACCATTCACATCGAGGCGGCGCGCTGGCCAGAGGTGGTGGTGATCGCCCCGGCCACTGCCAATTGCGTGGCAAAAGTGGCAGCGGGAGTGGCCGACGACCTCCTGACTACCATGGTCGCAGCCACGACTGCACCTGTTGTCTTCTGCCCGGCGATGAACAAGGAAATGTACGCCAAGGCGGTGTTCCGCCAGAATGTGGAACAGCTGAAGCGCCTTGGGTACCTCTTTGTGGATGCAGAAGCAGGGGACCTTGCCTGCGGCGAAGAGGGATGGGGGCGTCTTGCGGACAAGGAGCGCATCCTTGACGCAGTCAAGTCGGTCCTGCTCGGCTCAAAGGAGTTAGCGGGCCACCGCATTGTCGTAACCGCGGGGCGCACCGAAGAGGACATAGACCCGGTGCGTTTTGTCACCAATCGTTCCTCCGGTAAGATGGGCTTTGCTCTTGCCGAGGTGGCCGCGCTCATGGGAGCGGAGGTGCACTTGATCACCGGCCCGAGCGCAGAACGGCCATTCTCCAGTGTCACTTGCGAAAGTGTGCGGACCTCCGCCCAGATGGCTGAGGCAGTGCGGGCGGCAATTGCGGAGGCGGACGTGCTCATCATGGCTGCCGCCGTGGCGGACTTTCGGCCCAAGCATGTGAGTCCCCACAAACTGAAAAAGGGCCTGGAGCGTGTGGCCCTGGAGCTGGAACGGACTGAAGACATCCTTGCCAGCATTGGTCGGCACAAGGAACGGCGGCTTCTGGTGGGTTTCGCAGTGGAGACAGAAAATGAACTGGAAAACGCCACTGCGAAGTTGAGTGCAAAGAATCTCGACATGATTGTGCTCAACAACCCGATGGAGGAAGGTGCCGGCTTTGGCACCGACACTAACAAGGTAACCCTCATCAAGCGGGATGGGACAGTGCTGCGCCTGCCGTTGATGTCCAAGCGCGAGGTTGCACGGGTAATCTTGGGGCACGTGGTCGAGCTCTTGGCGAAGAGGGGGGATGCCAGCAGCTTGTAG
- a CDS encoding uracil-DNA glycosylase, whose translation MGGIDETDRELVERFLRQHAELYGPEVFVPARAQAPAVPTADPLRAYYEEIRHCRKCPLAERRTHFVFGVGNPHARVMLIGEAPGADEDRLGEPFVGRAGQLLTRLLRESGFAREEVYIANILKCRPPENRDPLPTEIALCFPYLRKQIELIAPDFIVALGRIAAHTLLNTTTPLNKLRGVVHGCAGARLIVTYHPAAILRAPQFEEPARQDLRMLRMLYEQKYGSASSAKA comes from the coding sequence ATGGGAGGCATTGACGAGACAGATCGTGAGCTTGTGGAGCGCTTCTTGCGGCAGCACGCCGAGCTGTACGGGCCAGAGGTGTTTGTGCCTGCCCGTGCGCAAGCTCCTGCAGTGCCTACAGCCGATCCGCTCCGAGCTTACTACGAGGAGATTCGCCACTGCCGGAAGTGCCCTTTGGCGGAGAGACGCACGCACTTTGTGTTTGGCGTCGGGAATCCTCACGCGCGCGTCATGCTCATCGGCGAAGCCCCTGGAGCCGACGAAGACCGGCTGGGTGAGCCATTTGTGGGCCGGGCAGGACAACTCTTGACCCGTCTGCTCAGAGAAAGCGGTTTTGCGCGCGAGGAGGTCTACATCGCAAATATCCTCAAGTGCCGGCCTCCTGAGAACCGCGACCCGCTCCCCACAGAAATCGCCCTCTGCTTTCCCTACTTGCGAAAGCAGATCGAGCTCATTGCCCCGGACTTTATCGTTGCTCTTGGGCGCATTGCGGCGCACACCTTGCTGAATACCACCACACCGCTGAACAAACTGCGGGGGGTGGTGCACGGGTGCGCAGGCGCGCGCTTGATCGTCACATACCACCCGGCGGCGATTCTCCGTGCACCCCAATTTGAGGAGCCTGCGCGCCAAGACCTGCGGATGCTCCGGATGCTTTACGAGCAAAAGTACGGCAGCGCCAGTTCGGCAAAGGCATGA